ACTCGATCGGCTCCCGCGCGAGCATCCAGGCCGCGCTGCACCTCGGATTCCAGGCGCTGCGCAAGACCGGCAGCGCCCTCGATGGCGCACTCGCCGCAGTGCACGCAATGGAGGACGACCCGGACTTCAACGCCGGCACAGGTTCTTCGCTCGCCCTGAACGGGCGGTGCCTGATGGATGCATCGGTGATGCTCTCGGACGGCCGGTTCGGCGCGGTGGGCGCGCTTGAAGGCGTCCGGCATCCGATAGATGTCGCTTGCAAAGTTATGACCGATACCGACCATCTCCTTATCTGCGGCAACTGGGCGACCCGGCTCGCCCGGTTCTGGGGTTTCCCGAAGTATGACCCCATCACCCCAGCCGAACGCCGGAAGCTGAAGGCGCTGCGCCGGGCCGGTTCGCCTTACTACGCGCGCCAGCGACATTACCTGTCATTTGGCACGGTCGGCGCGGTGGCGCTCGACCGGTATCGACGGATTGCGGTCGCCACATCGACGGGCGGAGTACGCGGCAAGCTACCCGGCCGCATCGGCGACACCGCGCTCTACGGTGCGGGCACGTTTGCCGACCGGAACGGTGGCGCCTCTGCAACCGGTCTGGGCGAGGAGGTCATTCGCCTCGGTCTGAGCCGGCGGGTCTGCGACCTGCTCGCCGCACACCGGACGCAGGCGGCAGTCGACATCGCCTTGCGCGGCTCCCGCCACGTCGGTGTCATCGCCCTCGACCGCAAAGGCGACATCGGCCTCGGCCACGCCACGCCGGACATGACCTGGGGATGGATGCGTGGCGACGAAGAGAAAACGTGCTGACCGCCTTCAGCTTCTGTCATCAAGGTTGTGGCTTCTGACTTCGTCCGCTCTCTCGCCACTCTCCCCTGCAGTTTGGGAGAAAAGGGGACAGGGAGAAAAGGGGACACATTACTTATCTCAATCCGAAGCGCGTCAAGAGAGTGTGGCCTTGTGGCAGCAGCAAGCCTCAAGCCAAGGGATTTCCGATTTTAGATTGGCGATTGTAGATTGGAGCGGCTCCGCCGCGAGACTAAGGTTGAGGTCGAGGCTAAGATGGGGGAACTGCGTCGCAGCCAAAGCACAAGCTGAGAGCTCACAGCCGCGCAACGGTCAATCCCTAGCCCCTAACCCCTCGCCCCTCATCCCTCGACCCTTCCTTGCCTTGACTCGTCCCATTCCGGCAATAAGCTAGTTGCGTCGGGCGAGAGGACGATTCCGGCGGTTGAGGATGACGCCGGCTTCCTGTCGAGGCAGCAGAATCTGCCGGAACGAGCCCGCCCCTGTGGTCTAAAGGAGGAACAATGTCGCGAAGTTTCGCTGTATTGCTGTGCTGTTGGATGCTGACCGGAGCCGCGAGCGCTCGCGCCGAGTTGCACCGCCTCGGGTTCATAACGAGGAACCTGGATAAGCTCGCACCCGGACACAAGGTGACGAGCGTGCCGGTCGGGCTGGCTGCGAGGTCCTTCCACGACCTCACGTCTGCGGACCTCACGAGCGAAATGCCGCCGGTCGGTAACCAGGGGCAGCAGGGTTCGTGCGCCTCGTGGGCCATCGCCTACTATCACCGCTCGCAGCTTGAGTACCACGAGCGGCACTGGGACCTGACCGACCCGCATCACCAGTTCAGCGCGGCCTTTGCGTACAATCAGGTCAATGGCGGCGGCGACAACGGCTCGAGCTTCGACGATAACATGCCGCTCATCTGTGAGCAGGGCTGCGCAAACCTGGTCGACTGCCCGTACAACGACGGCGACTGCACCAGTTGGCCCTCAGAGTCGGCCTACTCCCACGCCATTCCTTTCCGCGCCAGGACCTGGGCGTGGTTCGGCACCGCCGATACGACCGGCATCGACATGATCAAGCAACTGCTGGCGAACGGCAGCACTGCGTGTCTGGGGATAGCGGTCTATGGTAACTTCGACAATATCGCCAGCTACAACTACACGTACTGCGCATCCGACCGGACTGGCAACAACCGGGGCGGGCACCTGGTGACTTTCGTCGGCTACAACGACACGCTGACTACGCACGACGGCAAGGGCGCCTTCAGAATGGTCAACTCCTGGGGCACGGGTTGGGGTCAATCGGGCTATTTCTGGATGTCCTACCAGGCGGTGATGGACGGCTACCTGAGCAGCCAGACAGCGGGGTACATGACTGACACGGCCGGGTACTCGCCGAAGCTTCTGGCCCGGGTGCAACTCAGCCACCCGGCCCGCGAACGGGTCGGAATCGAGTTCTCGATTGGTGATCGCGCGAATCCGCTTTGGCTGTACGACTTCCGCACGTGGTGCCACCCGTCAACCGACCAACCCTTCCCGGCCAACAGCATGGTGTTCGACCTGACGTACATGGTCGACGATTCCGGCAAGGTCCACGACGGCGCTTCATACATCAAGAACGGCCAGACCGACTCGATCTACTTCGTCACGTCCGCAGGGGACGGCAAGGCCGGCGCCGTCCTCAGCTCGTCGGTTCAGTATCTTGACTGGGATACGCTCTTCTTCTCGAGGTCAACCCCGGAGAGTATCCCGGCCAACGGAGATGTGGTCGCAGTCGGCCATCGCATCTGGGAGATTAACAAGGATAAAGACGTCGCGGCCAACTGGATATTCACGCCGAACGGAGTCGTCAAAGCGGACAGTTCGTATGTGCCCAGAGCCGAGGTCCGGAACTACGGCAACTCGGCAGCCAGCTTCCCGGTCCGGCTCACCATCAGCACCGGCTATGCCGATACCGTGCAGGTGACGGGGCTGCAGCCCGGGCACGCCGACACGGTCCAGTTCAAGTCATGGATAGCACCGCAGCGCTGCTTCGCCACGGTCCGGTGCTCGACCGCCCTCGTCGGGGACCAGTACGAGGGAGACGATGTGAGCACCGCATTGGTCTGGGCCATCTTCCACGATGTCGGCCTGACTGACATCGTCTCGCCCAGCGACACAGTCGACTCAGGAACCGTCGTCCGTCCTCAGGTCCGCGTCTGGAACTACGGCAGCCAGACCGAGCTCGTCACCGCCACGATGCGCATTCCCGACGAGGGGTATTCCCGAATGACACAGGTGTCGGTTCCATCCCGTCAGGGCATGTCGGTCAACTTCGCGGCCTGGGCTCCCAAGCTGGTGGGCAGCCACGTGGTCAGGTGTTCGCTGTCGCTGGCCGGTGACACAATACCATCGAGCGACGACACGATGAGCCGGCAAGTCGTAGTGACAAGGGCCGCGGGCGTGGCCGAGGCAGTAACAGTCCCGCTCGAATTCCGTTTCGACGTGCCGCGCCCGAGTATCTTCAGCCGGAGCGTGGCTGTGGCCTTTGCGCTGCCGCACCAGGCCGACGTGTCGCTTTCGGTCTATGACGCGACCGGAGCGATGGTCCGGAAGCTCCGGCACGGCATCACTGCAGCCGGAGAGTACCGGCTGAGCTGGGATGGCCGAAACGACGAGGGCCGCACGGTGCCGGCCGGCACGTATTTCTGTCGACTCGATGCCGGCGACCACCGCGCGACGGCGGTGCTTCTGAAGCTCTAGGTCGGGATACCTGCCGACGCGCTGTCCGCACCTGGCCGGACCCCGGTACAGGATTCGGCCCGACCCGGCCTCGGCCGCCTGGAACCGGGCCCAAGCGGCTGGCGGCCGCGGCCTCTCCCCTGTCTTTGACTTCCGCCTCTGTCTTGGCTATACTGACCGGCCATGCGAGGGTGGCGGAACTGGCATACGCGCTGGATTTAGGATCCAGTCCTTAACGGGATGGGGGTTCAACTCCCCCTCCTCGCATGCAACCAAGGAGAAGGTTGAGGCTGAGGTTGAGGTCGAAACCGAAGCCACGGCCTTCCGCGAACCTTCACCTGGACCTTAACCTGAACCTCGACCTTTTGTAGGAGTGCTTTTGGAAAAGATAGTCCGGTCACCGAAAGAGTGGCTGCGCGAGATTGAGGTAACAATTGAGCCCGAGAAGCTGAAGGCGAAGATCGAGGAATCCTTCGTCGAACTACAGCCCAAGGCCGTGGTCCCCGGATTCCGGGTGGGCCACGTGCCGCGCGCATTGCTCGAACGCCGCGTCGGCAGCCAAGTGGAGAGCACATCAGCCGAGGACCTGGTCGAGGACGCAATCCGCGAGGTGCTGGCCGACGACGCAATCAAGCCCATCACCGAGCCCAAGTTCGCCAACCTCGAAATCGCACCCGACAAAACCATCAAGTTCCAGCTCTCATTTGAGGTAATTCCCGAGTTCCAGCTAAAGGAGTACACCGGTCTCACACTCAAGAAAGAGGAGCCGACCGGGTTCGAGGCCGAGTTCGAGCGCCGGCTGCAGGAGCTGCGCGAGAAGTGCGCGACCTTCAAGCCGATCGGCCGGGCCGCGCAGGAACATGATTTCGTCGTGGTAGACTACAAGACATCTGTCGGTGACACTGAGACCGGCAAGCCGCGCACGAATGTAATGATGGAACTCGGCGACGAGATGAACTCGGCCGAGGTCAATGCGGCGCTGGTCGGCGCCCGGCCCGGCGATGAGCGCACCGCGACGACAACGTTCCCGGCCGACCATTCGGACCAGAAGCTGGCGGGCAAGACCCTGACCTACAAGTTCGTGGTCCGCGACGTGAAGGAGCGGATTCTGCCCGAGGTGAACGAGGAGTTCGCCACCGACCTGGGATTCGAGAGCATGGACAAGCTCCGAATTGAGATCAATGAGTCGATCCTGCTTGACCGGAAGCGGCTTGTGCAGAACGGGCTGAAGAACCAGGCATTTGACTTCCTGACCGCCGAGCACCAGTTCGAGCCGCCCGAGTCATGGGTCGAGTCGTCGCTCGACCGCCTGCGTACGCAGTACAACCTGCCGGAGGACGACGCGACCCGGGAGAAACTGATGCCGGTGGCACAGAAGTGGGCGAAGTTCGACTGCATCGTCGCGAAGATTGCCGAGAAGGAAAGCCTCACCGTGACCGATGAAGAACTGAAGCAGCAGGCGCAGGAAGTGGCCGAGGAGTCGAAGCGGCCGGTCGAAGAGGTCGAGTCGATGCTCGGCAGCGCGGTCTATAAGAACCAGCTCCTGCGCGAGAAGGTGCTCAAGCTGGTCGTGGACAAGGCCAATGTGACGTGAAGCCGAGTTCCCAGTTACCAGTTTCCAGTTTTCAGTCCTCGGCCCTGCAAGCGGAAATCGTAAGTCGCACATCGACAATCGAAAATGAGTTGGAGGTCCCCGTGTTGATACCGATGGTCATCGAACAGACCGGCCGCGGAGAACGCGCGTACGATATCTACTCCCGGCTGCTGAAGGAGCGCATCATCTTCCTTGGCTCGCCGATTGACGACAACGTCGCCAATCTCATCGTCGCCCAGTTGCTCTTCCTCGAGGCCGAAGACTCGGAGAAGGACATCAACCTCTATGTCAATTCACCCGGCGGCGTGGTCTCCTCGGGCCTCGCCATCTACGACACGATGCGCTACATCAAGGCCAAGGTCTCGACCACCTGCATCGGCGAGGCCGCCTCGATTGCCGCGCTCCTGCTCGCCGCGGGCGAGAAGGGCAAGCGATTCGCGCTGCCCAACGCCCGGGTCATGATTCACCAGCCCTCAGCCTCGGGCATCTCCGGCCAGGCAACCGACATCGAAATCCATGCCCGCGAGATACACAAGCTGAAGGAAGAGCTGTCGCAGATCATGGCCAAGCATACCGGCCAACCGTTCGAGAAGATTGTCGAGGACTCTGACCGCAACTTCTTCATGTCCGCGGAAGAAGCCAAAGCCTACGGGCTGATTGACGACGTAATCGAGAAGCGGAAATGACGACCGGCCCGAAGCGGCGGACGACCCGCAACCGCTGCTCGTTCTGCGGCGTCGAGGCCGGCCCCGGGGTGAAGCTTGTCCAGGGACGTACCGGCCGCATCTGTGAGCGTTGCACCGCGACCATTTCCGGCCTGTTCCACGAACAGGCCGAGGCCACGGCACCGGGCGCGCCCGCGTCCGTTCCCAAGCCGGCCGAAATCAAGTCCTTCCTCGACGAATACGTCATCGGACAGGAGCACGCCAAGAAGGTCATCTCGGTCGCGGTCTACAATCACTACAAGCGCGTCTTTACGCCCCGCACCGACATCGACGTCGAGAAATCGAACATCCTGCTCATCGGCCCGACCGGCGTGGGCAAGACGCTGATTGCCGAGACCCTTGCCCGGTTCCTGCACGTCCCATTCTCGATTTCCGATGCCACGCCGCTGACCGAGGCCGGCTACGTCGGTGAGGACGTGGAGAACATCCTCCTGCGCCTGCTTCAGGCCGCTGGCGGTGACGTCCGCAGGGCCGAGACCGGGATTATCTACCTCGATGAGATCGACAAGCTGGGCAGAAAGCAGGACTCGCCTTCCATCACCCGTGACGTGTCCGGCGAGGGCGTACAGCAGGCTCTGCTCAAGATTCTCGAAGGAACGGTCGCCAACGTTCCGCCGCAGGGCGGCAGGAAACACCCGGAACAGCAGTACATCCCCATCGACACGCGGCACATACTCTTCATCTGCGGCGGGATGTTCAACGGCCTGGAAAACGTCGTGGAACGTCGCATCCACTCCAGTACCCTCGGTTTTGGTGCGGACATCTCTCAGCGCAGGCAGCGAACTTCCGATGATCTGCTCCCGCTGGTCGAACCGGACGATCTCATCAAGTACGGGCTGATACCGGAACTGGTCGGCCGGCTGCCGGTCATCGCCGGACTCCACAGCCTTTCCAAGGAAGCGCTGATCGACATTCTCACCAAACCCCGCAACGCCCTCACCCGGCAGTTCGCCTTCTACTTTGAGATGGAGGGCGTCAAACTGACGTTCACTCCGGAGGCATTGGGCGCGGTGGCGGAAATCGCCGCCGCTCGCAAGACCGGCGCCCGTGCTCTGCGCGCAGTGCTTGAGGAGACGATGCTGAACATCATGTTCGAGCTGCCCTCTCAGCCCGACGTCGAAGAGTGCGTCATCACCGAGCAGACCGTGCGAACAAAGCAGCCGCCGGAGTACATCCTCAGACGGCTGCAGCGCAAAGCTCAGTAGTCTTCTAGCTCCGCATCCTCACTTTTTCATTCTGACTTCGTCCCTGGCTAGCAGCTAGGCTTCCGGCTCAAACTGGTCCTTGCCCGCCCCGCAAACCGGGCAGACCCAGTCCGCCGGCAGCTTCTCAAAAGGCGTTCCGGCCGGAACTCCGTTGTCCGGATCGCCGGCCGCCGGGTCATACACGTAACCGCATACCTGGCAAACGTACTTCTTCATCTTGTTAGTCCTTTCAGAGTCCTCAGCGTTCTTCGCGGCCATCGTCGCCGCATAGGTCGGTGCGTTCTTGCCCGTCTTTCCGCCCTTTACCTCGTGGTAGTAGGCATAGGTCAGAGGCGTGCCCTGCCGCACCAACTCGCTGGCCACCACGTCGGCGACAAACATGGTGTGTGAACCGCAGTCGACCGCGGTCCTGACCCTGGCCTCGACCACTGCCAGGGCGTGTTCGGTCAGGAGAGGACAGCCGGTAATGCCGTCGCGGTACCCGGCATGAGCGAACTTGTCGTACTCGCGGCCCGAGCGGAATCCGAAGACGCCTATGAACTGAAGCGGTGTCTCCTGTTCGAGAACCGAGACGGCGAAGAGACCGGTCTTCATGATCATCTCATGAGTAAGATTGGCCTTGTTCACGCTGACGGTAACCTGGCACGGAGCGATGGCAACCTGGACCAGGGTGTTGATGACACAGCCGTTTCGCTTCTCTCCATCGCGAGCCGTGACGACGTAGAGACCGTAGGTGATTGTGTTGAAGACAGCGGGGTTGATCCTGGAACGGTCGATCTCGCAGTGAGCACCGGTTCCGGCCTGCTCGATCATGCGCCGACCCGCTCTCTCAATCTGCCGGCGACCGTCTTGCCGAACTCGCGACACTGAATCAGCGCGGCCGCGTCGGGGACGAACTTGAGCCTCAGGGCGGGCAGCGCAATCTCGACTCCCATCTCGCGCAACGCAGCTTCAACCTGGGCGCAGGCCTCGCCGCTCCAACCGTAGGAACCGAACGCGGCGCCGATGAGGTTCTTCGGCTTCAGTCCGCGCACGTATGCGAGCACATCAGCCAGAGTCGGAAAGACAGTGTTGTTGATGGTCGGAGACCCCACGAGAAATGCGCCCGCGCAGACCAGATCGGTTATCACGTCCGCGCGAGTCATGCAGCTCATCGGCATGACCACCGCGTCGGTCCCGCCGTCGCGCAGCCCGTCAGCAATCGAACGCGCCATGGTTGCCGTGCTCTGCCACATGGTGTCATAAGCGACCACGGCCCGGTTTTCCGGCTTCTGCGTAGCCCACTTCGCGTACCAGCCAAGCAACGTGTCGAAGTCCCTGCGCCAGACCGGACCATGGTCCGGCGCGATCGTCTTGATGCTGATGCCGAGCGTCTCGATGCGGTCCAGCAGCTTCAGGATCAAAGGCGAGTACGGCAGCAGGATGTTGGCAAAGTACCTCTTTCCCTCATCCAGCAGCACGGCCAGGTCATTCTCGTCCGCAAAGAGCCTCGGCGTCGCGAGGTGCATCCCGAAGCCATCCTGAGAGAAGACCAATTCGTCCTCGTGAAGATATGAGATCATCGAGTCCGGCCAGTGAAGCATCCTTGTTTCGAGGAAAGTGAAGTTCAGACCGCCGAGCCTGAGCAGTTCCGTGTCCTTGACTGCGGTGATCTCCTGCCGGTCGAGTTGCTGGTCGTGCAGGTTCTTCACGCCCATCTGCGACGCGTAGACTTTGTCGGGCTTGATAACGTCGATGACCTGTGGGAGGGCACCGGAGTGGTCCATCTCGGCGTGGTGCGAGACTATCACCTTGACCTCGGACGGGTTCACGACTGAGGCCACGCGCGCGAGCATCTCGTCCCGGAAAGGTGCCTTCACGGTGTCGATGAGCACCGGGTAGTCGCCCATCACCAGATAGGCGTTGTAGGTCGTGCCTCGCTGGGTTGAATAGCCGTGAAAATCTCGCAGCGCCCAGTCGACTGCACCGACCCACCAGACGTGCTCACTGACTTTGATCGCCGAGAACCCGCTACCAGCCATTATTCCTCCGTTGGACCGCTCTTTCCCGACTGACTGCTCTTCTCCTAAGCGCCAGCTCCGGCCGCGGCCGGCTGCGCGTACAGTGCCGCCAGCTCCGGTGCAAGCACGAAGGTCCGCGTCCCGAGTTCTCGGTCGAGCATCAGGATTCCGCGTCCGTCGTTCCCGACCAGCTTGAGGTCCTGCGCGACCTTGGAGGTGTTCGCCTCCTCCTCGACCTGCTCATCCACAAACCACTGTAGCAGGGTTCGCGAAGCATGGTCGTTCTCAGCCAGGGACAGCTTCACCAGCCCGTCGATCTTCGCGGTAATGAACTTCTCGTGCTCGTAGGCGGCCTCGAATGCGGCAAGCGGGGACTTCCAGGCCTGCGGCGGCGCCGCAATCGGGTGGAACTGGACGTGCCCGCCCCGCTCAACGATGTGCTTGTAGAACCGCATCGCGTGCGTGACCTCTTCCTGCACCTGGGCACGCATCCACTGGCCCATACCAGGAAAGCCATCCGCGTCGAAGTACGCAGCCATCGAAAGGTAGATGTAGGCTGACTCCAGCTCGTACTTGATCTGCTCGCTGAAGGCCTCTTCGATCTTCTTCGGGACCATGCTCACGCTCCCTTCCACAGGCCGTGGAGATTGCAGTACTCGCGCGCGAAGACCGTCTTCGCCTCGACCGAGAACAAGGCCTCGGGCGCCTGCCCCGGTGACAGGAACTGCCGGTATGCCTTATCATCGGCCACGAGTTCAATCCACTCGATGAAGTGCTTCTCTTCCATCGGGTGCGGGACGCTGCCGACCTTCACCTTGTACCCGCCCGCGACCTTCTCGATCACCGGCACATGCTTCTCTCTTGACGCGTCGGTCGTGTTCTCGACCAGCAGCTTCATCGGCTTGCCGCAGCAAACGAGTTGCCCGGCCCCGCCATCCAGGACTTCGACGATATTCCCGCAGACTTCACATCTATAGACTTCCAGACGCTTTGCCATATTAGCTTCCTCCTATTTCAAACCCGCAGGGATTACTGCCCAACCAGTCTCGTATCGATCCCGCTGAACCCGCATTCCGGGATGTAGCAGGTCACATTCGTGAACTGACAATGCTCGTGGCAGGACGGGCACGTCTCCGGCGGCTGCGCCGCCTGCAGGACGTAGTGGCACTTGCTGCACTGCCAGTACGGGGCATCGGACGGCGCCGGCTGCTGCGACACCGGCTGTTGCCGGATCGGAGTCCGGGCCGGAGTTGCGCTCGCAGCCTCCTCACCGGCCAGCATCATCGGCTGGCCGCAGCACACGAGCCTGCCCCCACCCTGATGAACAACCGCAATAA
The bacterium genome window above contains:
- a CDS encoding isoaspartyl peptidase/L-asparaginase, which encodes MTHYTRIETIVIHGGAWRLGDSIGSRASIQAALHLGFQALRKTGSALDGALAAVHAMEDDPDFNAGTGSSLALNGRCLMDASVMLSDGRFGAVGALEGVRHPIDVACKVMTDTDHLLICGNWATRLARFWGFPKYDPITPAERRKLKALRRAGSPYYARQRHYLSFGTVGAVALDRYRRIAVATSTGGVRGKLPGRIGDTALYGAGTFADRNGGASATGLGEEVIRLGLSRRVCDLLAAHRTQAAVDIALRGSRHVGVIALDRKGDIGLGHATPDMTWGWMRGDEEKTC
- a CDS encoding FlgD immunoglobulin-like domain containing protein → MSRSFAVLLCCWMLTGAASARAELHRLGFITRNLDKLAPGHKVTSVPVGLAARSFHDLTSADLTSEMPPVGNQGQQGSCASWAIAYYHRSQLEYHERHWDLTDPHHQFSAAFAYNQVNGGGDNGSSFDDNMPLICEQGCANLVDCPYNDGDCTSWPSESAYSHAIPFRARTWAWFGTADTTGIDMIKQLLANGSTACLGIAVYGNFDNIASYNYTYCASDRTGNNRGGHLVTFVGYNDTLTTHDGKGAFRMVNSWGTGWGQSGYFWMSYQAVMDGYLSSQTAGYMTDTAGYSPKLLARVQLSHPARERVGIEFSIGDRANPLWLYDFRTWCHPSTDQPFPANSMVFDLTYMVDDSGKVHDGASYIKNGQTDSIYFVTSAGDGKAGAVLSSSVQYLDWDTLFFSRSTPESIPANGDVVAVGHRIWEINKDKDVAANWIFTPNGVVKADSSYVPRAEVRNYGNSAASFPVRLTISTGYADTVQVTGLQPGHADTVQFKSWIAPQRCFATVRCSTALVGDQYEGDDVSTALVWAIFHDVGLTDIVSPSDTVDSGTVVRPQVRVWNYGSQTELVTATMRIPDEGYSRMTQVSVPSRQGMSVNFAAWAPKLVGSHVVRCSLSLAGDTIPSSDDTMSRQVVVTRAAGVAEAVTVPLEFRFDVPRPSIFSRSVAVAFALPHQADVSLSVYDATGAMVRKLRHGITAAGEYRLSWDGRNDEGRTVPAGTYFCRLDAGDHRATAVLLKL
- the tig gene encoding trigger factor codes for the protein MEKIVRSPKEWLREIEVTIEPEKLKAKIEESFVELQPKAVVPGFRVGHVPRALLERRVGSQVESTSAEDLVEDAIREVLADDAIKPITEPKFANLEIAPDKTIKFQLSFEVIPEFQLKEYTGLTLKKEEPTGFEAEFERRLQELREKCATFKPIGRAAQEHDFVVVDYKTSVGDTETGKPRTNVMMELGDEMNSAEVNAALVGARPGDERTATTTFPADHSDQKLAGKTLTYKFVVRDVKERILPEVNEEFATDLGFESMDKLRIEINESILLDRKRLVQNGLKNQAFDFLTAEHQFEPPESWVESSLDRLRTQYNLPEDDATREKLMPVAQKWAKFDCIVAKIAEKESLTVTDEELKQQAQEVAEESKRPVEEVESMLGSAVYKNQLLREKVLKLVVDKANVT
- the clpP gene encoding ATP-dependent Clp endopeptidase proteolytic subunit ClpP; amino-acid sequence: MLIPMVIEQTGRGERAYDIYSRLLKERIIFLGSPIDDNVANLIVAQLLFLEAEDSEKDINLYVNSPGGVVSSGLAIYDTMRYIKAKVSTTCIGEAASIAALLLAAGEKGKRFALPNARVMIHQPSASGISGQATDIEIHAREIHKLKEELSQIMAKHTGQPFEKIVEDSDRNFFMSAEEAKAYGLIDDVIEKRK
- the clpX gene encoding ATP-dependent Clp protease ATP-binding subunit ClpX, which translates into the protein MTTGPKRRTTRNRCSFCGVEAGPGVKLVQGRTGRICERCTATISGLFHEQAEATAPGAPASVPKPAEIKSFLDEYVIGQEHAKKVISVAVYNHYKRVFTPRTDIDVEKSNILLIGPTGVGKTLIAETLARFLHVPFSISDATPLTEAGYVGEDVENILLRLLQAAGGDVRRAETGIIYLDEIDKLGRKQDSPSITRDVSGEGVQQALLKILEGTVANVPPQGGRKHPEQQYIPIDTRHILFICGGMFNGLENVVERRIHSSTLGFGADISQRRQRTSDDLLPLVEPDDLIKYGLIPELVGRLPVIAGLHSLSKEALIDILTKPRNALTRQFAFYFEMEGVKLTFTPEALGAVAEIAAARKTGARALRAVLEETMLNIMFELPSQPDVEECVITEQTVRTKQPPEYILRRLQRKAQ
- a CDS encoding flavin reductase; amino-acid sequence: MIEQAGTGAHCEIDRSRINPAVFNTITYGLYVVTARDGEKRNGCVINTLVQVAIAPCQVTVSVNKANLTHEMIMKTGLFAVSVLEQETPLQFIGVFGFRSGREYDKFAHAGYRDGITGCPLLTEHALAVVEARVRTAVDCGSHTMFVADVVASELVRQGTPLTYAYYHEVKGGKTGKNAPTYAATMAAKNAEDSERTNKMKKYVCQVCGYVYDPAAGDPDNGVPAGTPFEKLPADWVCPVCGAGKDQFEPEA
- a CDS encoding FprA family A-type flavoprotein; the encoded protein is MAGSGFSAIKVSEHVWWVGAVDWALRDFHGYSTQRGTTYNAYLVMGDYPVLIDTVKAPFRDEMLARVASVVNPSEVKVIVSHHAEMDHSGALPQVIDVIKPDKVYASQMGVKNLHDQQLDRQEITAVKDTELLRLGGLNFTFLETRMLHWPDSMISYLHEDELVFSQDGFGMHLATPRLFADENDLAVLLDEGKRYFANILLPYSPLILKLLDRIETLGISIKTIAPDHGPVWRRDFDTLLGWYAKWATQKPENRAVVAYDTMWQSTATMARSIADGLRDGGTDAVVMPMSCMTRADVITDLVCAGAFLVGSPTINNTVFPTLADVLAYVRGLKPKNLIGAAFGSYGWSGEACAQVEAALREMGVEIALPALRLKFVPDAAALIQCREFGKTVAGRLRERVGA
- a CDS encoding ferritin — translated: MVPKKIEEAFSEQIKYELESAYIYLSMAAYFDADGFPGMGQWMRAQVQEEVTHAMRFYKHIVERGGHVQFHPIAAPPQAWKSPLAAFEAAYEHEKFITAKIDGLVKLSLAENDHASRTLLQWFVDEQVEEEANTSKVAQDLKLVGNDGRGILMLDRELGTRTFVLAPELAALYAQPAAAGAGA
- a CDS encoding desulfoferrodoxin — encoded protein: MAKRLEVYRCEVCGNIVEVLDGGAGQLVCCGKPMKLLVENTTDASREKHVPVIEKVAGGYKVKVGSVPHPMEEKHFIEWIELVADDKAYRQFLSPGQAPEALFSVEAKTVFAREYCNLHGLWKGA